The genomic window AAAAAATTTAATTCGGAACCTATCGATAAGAAGGTTGCCCAGGCAATGGTTAATGCCTACACAGAAGAAGCCAGGAAATTCCCAAAATCTTATACGAAAGCCGTATGGTTTCCGGCAGAGCAGATTTTAGAAATGGCAAAATCAATGAGCGAAGGGAAATATGATGGGTTGAGAATTTATTTTGGACAATACACCCCCGACTCACTCGAAGGTTTGCCAAAAACGTACGAAGGCCGAAATACCTTACTATTGGTACCTACACTGCCAAGTATAAGCAATGATAACGAACACAAAGATGACCTGGAGGATATCGAAAACAGGGGAGAAATGTGCCCTGAAGTATGCAATGGAACTTGTCTATAATATAAAGGATGATCAAGATTATAGATCCTGTAACCTCAGTTGAACTTGTATGTTTAATAATTGCTATATTTTTTCTAAGCAAGGATAAACAAAGTTTTTGGACTATAACCTTGGCGTATCTTGCATTTGTATGTTGTACAGAGTATTTCGGTCAGTATATTGGTGCTAAATACAAAAACAATCTTTGGGTATATAATGTATTTGTTTTTTTTGAGGCAGGTTTTATCTCTTATGGATTATATAACTGTTTTAAAAAATACATTAACCCTAAACCCATTTTTTTAATTAGCAGCATTATTATCTACACCACATATTTTGCTGTTTTTATAAAAAATGGGTTTTTTGCTTTCAATTCGATTACTGTAAGTGTAATGTCTGTCATTTTTGTGCTGTACTGCCTTTACTATTATTACTTACTACTTAGGGACGAGCGCCTTTTAGATATCACATATCATTCAGAATTTTGGTGGCTAACCGCTGTTTTGTTCTTCTATTTTGGCAGTACGACCAGTAATTTGTTCTTTGGCTTATTTAAATCTATCAAAATTGGTCCTTACCCGCTAACATACACTATCTACATACTATTAAACTGGATTTTATATGGCCTTTGGGCTTACTCTTTTATATGCAGAGCCAAACAACGCAAATTGCAATCTTAGTAGGAATATCTACTTTGATTTTTTTATTGATGCCTGTGTTTTTGATATTCTATATTAAGATTAGTATAAAGTATAGAAAAAATCACATTCTCGAAAAGGCAGCTATGAAACAGAAATTTGAATCCGAAATGCTTCAAACCCGTGTGGAAGTACAGGATCAGACCATGCAGAGCATTGCCACAGAACTGCACGATAATGTTGGCCAATTGCTCAGTCTTACTACCTTAACCTTAAACTCCGTAAATTTAGATGATGGCGAAAAGGCTAAAAAGAAGATCGACAATTCCTTAGCGCTAGTGAACAAATCAATTAAAGAATTGAGAGAGTTGGCTAAGTTATTACATGGCGAACAATTGGTAGAAAATGGTATTGGGCATGCGATAGATCAAGAGATTAACTGGCTTAACAAGGCTGGAGCATATGAGTTAAAAGTTAATAACCAATTGGTTGATCTGCAGATCACATCTCCCGATAAAGATTTGATTATTCTTCGTTTATTACAGGAAATCATCAATAACATTATAAAACATGCTCGGGCAAAACATATACAGATCGATTCTTATCTCGAAAAGAATGCTTTACATCTGATGGTTATCGAGAATGGTGTGGGTTTTAACCTCGATGAAATTAAGGCTAAAAAGGCGGGAATGGGGCTTAATTCCATTTATAAAAGAATTGAGATGATCAATGGAAAATTAATATTAAATTCGGCTCCAGGCGAAGGCACTTCCATTTCAATAGAAGTTCCATACCCTTAATTCTATGCAAAACCAAAGTATCTCTATCGCTATTGTTGATGACCACACGCTTTTCCGTTCCGGATTAGCCAGTCTATTGGAAGAATTTGACGAAATAAATGTCACGTTTGAGGCTGTAAATGGATTAGATCTGCAGTCAAAAATAAACAGCCACAAACACGTTCAGCTTGTTTTAATGGATATTAACATGCCTATAATGGACGGTTTTGACGCTACCAAATGGATTAAAGCCAATCATCCAAATGTTCATGTACTTGCACTAAGCATGCTTGAGGATGAAAAAGCAATTATCGGGATGCTTAAAGCTGGTGCCGGGGGCTATATGCTTAAAGAATCAACCCCATCTGATCTGCTAACAGCAATTAAAGTAATAGTAGATAAAGGTTTTTATGTAAATGAACTGGTATCTGGCAGACTTTTGGTGGCGCTGAAAGACAGCGATCAAAAACCAGTGTTCTCTGCCAGAGAGCTTACGTTTCTGCAACACTGTAGTACCGAACTTACTTA from Flavobacterium sp. W4I14 includes these protein-coding regions:
- a CDS encoding hypothetical protein (product_source=Hypo-rule applied), whose amino-acid sequence is MSKKFNSEPIDKKVAQAMVNAYTEEARKFPKSYTKAVWFPAEQILEMAKSMSEGKYDGLRIYFGQYTPDSLEGLPKTYEGRNTLLLVPTLPSISNDNEHKDDLEDIENRGEMCPEVCNGTCL
- a CDS encoding putative membrane protein (product_source=COG4331; cog=COG4331; superfamily=55469; transmembrane_helix_parts=Outside_1_3,TMhelix_4_23,Inside_24_29,TMhelix_30_49,Outside_50_58,TMhelix_59_78,Inside_79_89,TMhelix_90_107,Outside_108_116,TMhelix_117_139,Inside_140_151,TMhelix_152_174,Outside_175_183,TMhelix_184_206,Inside_207_216) — translated: MIKIIDPVTSVELVCLIIAIFFLSKDKQSFWTITLAYLAFVCCTEYFGQYIGAKYKNNLWVYNVFVFFEAGFISYGLYNCFKKYINPKPIFLISSIIIYTTYFAVFIKNGFFAFNSITVSVMSVIFVLYCLYYYYLLLRDERLLDITYHSEFWWLTAVLFFYFGSTTSNLFFGLFKSIKIGPYPLTYTIYILLNWILYGLWAYSFICRAKQRKLQS
- a CDS encoding signal transduction histidine kinase (product_source=COG4585; cath_funfam=3.30.565.10; cog=COG4585; pfam=PF02518,PF07730; smart=SM00387,SM00397; superfamily=55874; transmembrane_helix_parts=Inside_1_6,TMhelix_7_29,Outside_30_263) → MQSQTTQIAILVGISTLIFLLMPVFLIFYIKISIKYRKNHILEKAAMKQKFESEMLQTRVEVQDQTMQSIATELHDNVGQLLSLTTLTLNSVNLDDGEKAKKKIDNSLALVNKSIKELRELAKLLHGEQLVENGIGHAIDQEINWLNKAGAYELKVNNQLVDLQITSPDKDLIILRLLQEIINNIIKHARAKHIQIDSYLEKNALHLMVIENGVGFNLDEIKAKKAGMGLNSIYKRIEMINGKLILNSAPGEGTSISIEVPYP
- a CDS encoding DNA-binding NarL/FixJ family response regulator (product_source=COG2197; cath_funfam=1.10.10.10,3.40.50.2300; cog=COG2197; pfam=PF00072,PF00196; smart=SM00421,SM00448; superfamily=46894,52172), with the translated sequence MQNQSISIAIVDDHTLFRSGLASLLEEFDEINVTFEAVNGLDLQSKINSHKHVQLVLMDINMPIMDGFDATKWIKANHPNVHVLALSMLEDEKAIIGMLKAGAGGYMLKESTPSDLLTAIKVIVDKGFYVNELVSGRLLVALKDSDQKPVFSARELTFLQHCSTELTYKEIADLMNVSPRTVDNYRESLFAKLNIKSRTGLVVYGIKNNLIII